In Candidatus Flexicrinis affinis, the following are encoded in one genomic region:
- a CDS encoding response regulator transcription factor has protein sequence MPHILLIDDETKLTDPLRGSFERMGYTVIVANHGTVGLGLALVAKPDVIVLDVMMPGLDGWQVCQAIREHSAVPIIMLTALDDTSDRIRGLELGADDYLVKPFGFGELEAHVRAMLRRVKLDRGDHGPSYLNAGDIILDLDAHTVTKAGVELSLRHKEFEILSLLMANLGKVVTRERLFDEVWGTDWLGDTRTLDVHVSWLRSKLEADPANPVYLQTVRGVGYRFMDPG, from the coding sequence ATGCCCCATATTCTACTTATCGATGACGAAACGAAGTTGACCGACCCGTTGCGCGGATCGTTCGAGCGCATGGGCTATACGGTGATCGTCGCTAACCACGGCACGGTCGGACTGGGCCTCGCGCTCGTCGCCAAGCCCGACGTGATCGTTTTGGACGTGATGATGCCCGGTCTGGATGGCTGGCAGGTTTGTCAGGCCATCCGCGAACACAGCGCCGTCCCCATTATCATGCTCACCGCATTGGACGACACCTCCGACCGCATCAGAGGCTTGGAACTTGGGGCGGACGACTACTTGGTGAAACCGTTCGGGTTCGGCGAGCTGGAAGCGCACGTACGCGCCATGCTGCGACGGGTCAAGCTCGATCGCGGCGATCACGGCCCGTCGTACCTGAATGCCGGCGACATCATCCTCGACCTCGATGCTCATACCGTCACCAAAGCCGGGGTGGAGCTGTCGCTGCGGCACAAGGAATTCGAGATTCTGTCGCTTCTGATGGCGAATCTCGGAAAGGTCGTCACTCGCGAGCGTCTGTTCGACGAGGTGTGGGGGACGGACTGGCTGGGCGACACCCGCACGCTGGATGTCCACGTCAGTTGGCTGCGCTCCAAGCTGGAAGCCGATCCGGCGAATCCTGTCTATCTGCAGACCGTGCGCGGCGTAGGCTACCGCTTTATGGACCCGGGCTAA
- a CDS encoding SH3 domain-containing protein — protein MKRLLFVLVALLAAVAAPAMAQDGANIITLNDATPAVDVVITLPPDSTGTVSLNMAMVAVTLKDSSNAVVFLAADPRLHALELNIAPNSGTHTLTIERLPGTAEAYVTVVSLPSMTMSGQAMLVDSTALGLNQQLALTIDPSSPGGSATVAIPSDTVGLITATFPGTSSTTQVIDSSGMVVAQSANGHVDGMNLVLDAGSYQFTLLSSALTSRAVVGLRAVRAEEGGFTVLKAPESPAVVANPCNATITVSSSNLRSGPGTGYSVLGYGYRDETFAVGGINPSDSWVVIGTDDGSAWIARSNIKTEGTCDNLTVFNIPTRNAQPAPIVITTSASPQGSVVPANSAPPSRHDDDDDDDDDDHDDDDREDDDDD, from the coding sequence ATGAAACGCCTGCTGTTCGTTCTCGTCGCACTGCTCGCCGCAGTGGCCGCACCTGCTATGGCGCAGGATGGCGCCAATATCATCACGCTGAACGACGCGACTCCCGCGGTCGACGTCGTGATTACCCTGCCGCCCGACAGCACCGGCACGGTCTCCTTGAACATGGCGATGGTCGCCGTCACGCTCAAAGATTCATCCAACGCGGTTGTATTCCTTGCCGCTGACCCGCGCCTGCATGCCCTCGAACTCAACATCGCGCCGAACAGCGGTACCCATACCCTGACGATCGAGCGCCTGCCCGGCACCGCCGAGGCGTACGTCACGGTCGTGTCGCTCCCGTCCATGACGATGAGCGGGCAGGCCATGCTGGTCGACAGCACGGCACTGGGCCTGAATCAGCAGCTCGCGCTCACGATCGACCCGAGCAGTCCGGGCGGTTCCGCGACTGTCGCCATCCCATCGGATACGGTCGGCCTTATCACGGCGACGTTCCCCGGCACCAGCTCAACGACTCAGGTGATTGACAGCAGCGGAATGGTCGTCGCTCAATCCGCCAACGGCCATGTCGACGGCATGAACCTCGTGCTGGACGCCGGCAGCTATCAGTTCACGCTGCTGAGCAGTGCGCTGACGAGCCGGGCAGTCGTCGGCTTGCGGGCCGTCCGCGCCGAGGAGGGCGGGTTCACCGTACTGAAGGCGCCGGAGAGTCCTGCCGTGGTGGCCAATCCGTGCAACGCAACGATTACGGTCAGCTCGTCGAACCTGCGCAGCGGCCCCGGCACCGGCTACAGCGTGCTCGGCTACGGCTATCGTGACGAGACCTTCGCGGTCGGCGGCATCAATCCGTCAGACAGTTGGGTCGTGATCGGGACAGACGACGGGTCGGCATGGATCGCGCGCAGCAACATCAAGACCGAGGGCACGTGCGACAACCTGACCGTCTTCAACATTCCCACGCGGAATGCCCAACCCGCGCCCATCGTCATCACGACATCGGCGTCGCCACAGGGTTCCGTCGTTCCGGCGAACAGCGCACCGCCGTCCCGCCACGATGATGACGACGACGATGACGACGACGATCATGACGACGACGACCGCGAGGATGACGACGACGATTAG
- a CDS encoding glycoside hydrolase family 88 protein — MTDMQPLIHDIARATMAHPFKMWGFGEGIALEALWLADAHAPELGCRRFVLDLYETWLARPIEERDHSASGTLLLDLYQHTGDERFLARALELAEYMRGLPTTAHGAALHRPQHADYHDFLYVDCMEVDAPFLCHLGAVTGDAAWTDAGAAQIRAYCALLQDNASGLFYHQYDAETGTVNGAFWGRGNGWALLGLIKTLGVLPDAHPAFPELAARFRRLASALITRQFPAGGWPTVLDRPDTYEESSLAAMFGLGLTWGVERRLIDDGVRSMVDRAWTRTLERLADGFLDGVSVATPPGDADHYAQIATGRGFPWGQGPALWLALGMAR, encoded by the coding sequence ATGACCGATATGCAGCCGTTGATCCACGACATCGCGCGGGCCACGATGGCCCACCCGTTCAAGATGTGGGGCTTTGGCGAGGGCATCGCGCTCGAAGCGCTGTGGCTCGCTGATGCGCACGCGCCGGAACTGGGCTGCCGGCGTTTCGTGCTTGACCTTTACGAGACATGGCTGGCGCGGCCGATCGAGGAACGCGACCATTCCGCGTCCGGCACGCTGCTGCTCGACCTCTATCAGCATACCGGCGATGAGCGTTTCCTAGCGCGCGCGCTCGAACTGGCCGAATACATGCGTGGGCTTCCGACCACCGCGCACGGGGCCGCCCTGCACCGCCCGCAGCACGCGGACTATCACGACTTTCTGTACGTGGACTGCATGGAGGTCGATGCGCCGTTCCTGTGTCACTTGGGCGCAGTCACCGGCGATGCGGCGTGGACGGATGCCGGTGCGGCGCAAATCCGCGCGTACTGTGCACTGCTGCAGGACAACGCCTCCGGCCTGTTCTATCACCAGTACGACGCGGAGACCGGCACGGTCAACGGCGCATTCTGGGGGCGCGGCAACGGCTGGGCGCTGTTGGGGCTGATCAAGACGCTCGGCGTGCTGCCCGACGCACATCCGGCCTTTCCCGAACTGGCGGCGCGCTTCCGGCGGCTTGCGAGCGCGCTCATTACGCGGCAGTTCCCGGCCGGCGGATGGCCGACCGTGCTTGACCGTCCGGATACGTATGAAGAGTCGTCGTTGGCGGCCATGTTCGGGCTGGGGCTGACGTGGGGAGTCGAGCGCAGGCTGATTGACGACGGCGTGCGGTCGATGGTCGATCGCGCGTGGACGCGCACGTTAGAGCGCCTCGCGGACGGCTTCCTCGACGGCGTGTCGGTCGCAACCCCGCCGGGCGACGCCGACCATTACGCGCAGATCGCTACCGGGCGCGGCTTCCCGTGGGGACAGGGGCCGGCGCTGTGGTTGGCGCTGGGCATGGCGCGCTAA
- a CDS encoding phosphoglycerate dehydrogenase: protein MNITQVAVTPPMLADYPESFAPLRDRGIVVRVNDGHYPMDVLALAQFVGTAEAAIIGLDDISSAFFDACPALRIVARNGVGMDNVDLSAANRRGILVTAPLGANSTSVAELAIGLTIALARHVVPTHNRVQRGEWRRTQGMQLSGKTFGIIGLGRIGKKVAVRAQAFGMRVIANDIAPDIDFAARHGIEMTTFGRVLEDSDVVSLHVPLTDLTLNMIDRAALARMRPGALLINTARGPVVDSAALAEAIRTGRIAGAALDVHTVEGQIDAVLAGLENVLTTTHLGAYTRESLIATTDMAVDSIVQILDGAAPVGLMNPACWPPRE from the coding sequence ATGAACATCACACAGGTCGCCGTAACGCCGCCGATGCTGGCGGATTATCCCGAGTCGTTCGCACCGCTCCGCGACCGGGGTATTGTCGTGCGCGTTAATGACGGGCATTACCCGATGGACGTGCTCGCCCTCGCTCAATTCGTCGGGACAGCGGAAGCCGCGATCATCGGCCTGGACGACATTTCGTCAGCGTTCTTTGACGCGTGTCCGGCCCTGCGCATCGTCGCGCGCAACGGCGTCGGTATGGACAACGTCGATCTCTCCGCCGCGAATAGACGCGGCATCCTCGTCACCGCCCCGCTGGGCGCCAACAGCACGTCGGTCGCCGAGCTTGCGATCGGCTTAACGATCGCGCTCGCACGGCATGTCGTGCCGACTCACAACCGCGTTCAGCGCGGGGAGTGGCGGCGCACGCAGGGCATGCAGTTGTCCGGCAAGACGTTCGGCATCATCGGGCTGGGGCGCATCGGCAAGAAGGTGGCCGTGCGTGCGCAAGCGTTCGGCATGCGTGTGATCGCCAACGACATCGCGCCCGACATCGACTTCGCTGCCCGGCACGGCATCGAAATGACGACGTTCGGCCGTGTGCTGGAAGACTCGGACGTGGTCAGCCTGCACGTGCCGCTGACCGATCTCACTCTTAACATGATCGACCGGGCGGCGCTGGCGCGCATGAGACCCGGCGCGCTTCTGATCAACACCGCCCGCGGACCGGTCGTCGACAGCGCGGCGCTGGCCGAAGCGATCCGGACAGGCCGAATCGCAGGCGCTGCGCTCGATGTCCACACTGTGGAAGGGCAAATCGACGCCGTGCTGGCGGGTTTGGAGAATGTCCTCACGACGACCCATCTGGGCGCATACACCCGCGAGTCGCTGATCGCCACGACCGACATGGCGGTCGACAGCATCGTCCAAATCCTTGACGGCGCTGCACCCGTGGGGCTGATGAATCCGGCCTGTTGGCCGCCCCGGGAGTAA
- a CDS encoding dihydrodipicolinate synthase family protein, whose amino-acid sequence MALAGIFQILHTPFSDDGRIDWESFANQIDYCIAAKVHGLVLPAMASEFFSLSDEERFEVVEFASTAIDGRVPLVVGVQAITLHMALRFAEHAIAHKADALMAMPPYLRKAAKPEVEAYYKALAGLGIPLMIQNAPAPVGTPLGPAELATLLQTVPNLCYIKEEVPPILQRITKILDLAGEHCDGVFGGANGIYLVDELERGACGNMPAGGLVDVQVKIYDLYVAGHKAEAEALSNRVLPLLNYAAMYGVSFHKFVLWRRGVLKSPHARDPQRTDLDAGDIRAIDHLWPMIADACLPEYPYR is encoded by the coding sequence ATGGCGCTGGCAGGCATTTTCCAGATTCTGCACACCCCATTTTCCGACGACGGCCGCATCGACTGGGAGAGCTTCGCCAACCAGATCGACTACTGCATCGCGGCGAAAGTGCACGGGCTCGTGCTGCCAGCGATGGCCAGCGAGTTCTTCTCGCTCAGCGACGAAGAGCGCTTCGAGGTGGTCGAGTTCGCGTCCACGGCGATCGACGGGCGCGTGCCGTTGGTCGTGGGCGTGCAGGCTATCACGCTGCACATGGCGCTCAGATTTGCCGAGCACGCCATCGCCCACAAGGCCGATGCGCTGATGGCGATGCCGCCCTACCTGCGCAAGGCCGCCAAGCCGGAGGTCGAGGCCTACTACAAGGCGTTGGCCGGCCTCGGCATCCCGCTGATGATTCAGAACGCGCCGGCCCCGGTCGGTACGCCGCTTGGCCCTGCCGAGCTCGCCACCCTGCTGCAGACCGTGCCGAACCTGTGCTACATCAAGGAAGAGGTTCCGCCGATACTGCAGCGCATCACCAAGATCCTCGATCTCGCCGGCGAGCACTGCGACGGCGTGTTCGGCGGTGCGAACGGCATCTACCTCGTGGACGAGCTCGAACGCGGCGCATGTGGCAACATGCCCGCCGGTGGGTTGGTCGACGTGCAGGTGAAGATCTACGACCTGTATGTTGCCGGCCACAAAGCCGAGGCCGAGGCGCTCAGCAACCGCGTGCTTCCGCTGCTGAACTATGCCGCGATGTACGGCGTGTCGTTCCACAAGTTCGTGCTGTGGCGGCGCGGCGTGCTGAAATCCCCGCACGCACGCGATCCCCAGCGCACCGACCTCGACGCCGGCGACATCCGCGCTATCGATCATCTGTGGCCAATGATCGCCGATGCGTGCCTGCCGGAGTACCCGTATCGCTAA
- a CDS encoding mandelate racemase/muconate lactonizing enzyme family protein produces MKIATIETFVVRIPFDDGRPILTAGQSHAAPDVPAMLPAGHPGSARTEYPPTWRLKAVYTDFVEAVIVRIETDGGLVGWGEMHTPVAGEVAKAAADDLLAPLLLGRDPRQIGPLWDAMYASMRIRGHFTGFLMEAISGIDMALWDILGKAANVPACKLMGGQVRDRVPLYASCLPSVSVSAGEAGIADVVAAARTLVARGFTTLKVKVGVRLDIDRALIGALRSRLGPRVGIAAYAGGAYDFPYARQAGRMLEDFDVLWLEEPLAPELRRDYARLTRALDIAIAGGGALAGRWAFNDYLADGAFDLIKPDVGRAGGLSECRKIGMLADTYGLPIAPHISRGTAIYMAASIQWAAAAPNLMICEWPMDQTPAGDGILATPFDVSGGFVTVPSLPGLGVDVDESALRRWQSAPV; encoded by the coding sequence ATGAAGATCGCCACTATTGAAACCTTTGTCGTGCGCATCCCGTTTGACGACGGACGGCCAATCTTGACGGCGGGCCAATCGCACGCCGCGCCGGATGTACCGGCCATGCTGCCGGCGGGGCATCCCGGCAGCGCACGCACCGAGTATCCTCCAACGTGGCGGCTGAAGGCGGTCTACACCGATTTCGTCGAGGCCGTGATCGTCCGCATCGAAACCGACGGCGGGCTGGTAGGCTGGGGCGAGATGCACACGCCGGTTGCCGGCGAGGTCGCCAAAGCCGCCGCAGACGACCTGCTCGCGCCGCTTCTGCTTGGCCGCGACCCGCGCCAGATCGGGCCGTTGTGGGACGCGATGTACGCCAGTATGCGCATCCGCGGGCATTTCACCGGCTTCCTGATGGAGGCGATAAGCGGCATCGACATGGCGCTGTGGGATATTCTCGGCAAGGCTGCAAATGTTCCGGCCTGCAAGCTGATGGGCGGACAGGTGCGCGACCGCGTGCCGCTGTATGCCTCGTGCCTGCCGTCGGTCAGCGTGTCTGCCGGGGAGGCGGGCATCGCCGACGTCGTCGCGGCGGCCCGTACGTTGGTCGCGCGCGGATTCACGACGCTCAAGGTCAAGGTTGGCGTGCGGCTTGACATCGACCGCGCGCTGATCGGAGCGCTGCGGTCGCGGCTCGGCCCGCGCGTTGGAATCGCGGCGTATGCGGGCGGCGCGTACGATTTTCCCTATGCGCGGCAGGCTGGCCGGATGCTTGAGGACTTCGACGTGCTGTGGCTGGAAGAGCCGCTTGCGCCGGAACTGCGCCGCGATTACGCCCGTCTGACCCGTGCCCTCGACATTGCGATCGCGGGCGGCGGCGCACTGGCCGGACGCTGGGCGTTCAACGACTATCTGGCCGATGGCGCATTCGACCTGATCAAGCCGGATGTCGGCCGTGCCGGTGGATTGAGCGAGTGCCGCAAGATCGGCATGTTGGCCGATACCTACGGCCTGCCAATCGCGCCGCATATCAGCCGCGGCACGGCGATCTATATGGCCGCCAGCATTCAGTGGGCCGCCGCCGCGCCCAATCTGATGATCTGCGAATGGCCGATGGATCAAACCCCTGCAGGCGACGGCATACTCGCGACACCATTCGACGTGTCCGGCGGGTTCGTCACGGTGCCGAGCCTTCCCGGCTTGGGCGTGGACGTTGACGAAAGCGCGCTGCGCCGCTGGCAGTCCGCGCCGGTATGA
- a CDS encoding SDR family oxidoreductase, whose protein sequence is MNAFQDRVAIVTGGGLGIGFGTATVLAERGAAVVIAELNPESGQRAAEKLTERGLTAHFIQTDVTDPASVDSLVMLTAAQFGRIDVLVNNVGIVVRQAFDDLTLEAWNGVWSVNMTSMMLCVKACLPHLRASPHPAIVNISSINALRTIAGMGAYPATKAAIIGFTQSLAIDLAPHIRVNAVAPGVIMTEMWQSQMDDVESAIAYRLPYIPRGRVGQAVDIGKAVAFLASDDADFITGEVLIVDGGQHGKLYAG, encoded by the coding sequence ATGAATGCGTTTCAAGATCGCGTTGCGATCGTCACCGGCGGCGGGCTGGGAATCGGGTTCGGGACGGCGACGGTACTGGCTGAGCGCGGCGCGGCGGTCGTCATCGCCGAACTTAACCCGGAGTCCGGCCAGCGCGCGGCGGAAAAACTGACCGAGCGCGGCCTGACCGCACACTTCATCCAGACCGATGTCACCGACCCAGCCAGCGTCGACTCGCTGGTGATGCTGACTGCCGCGCAGTTCGGGCGGATCGATGTGCTGGTCAACAACGTCGGAATCGTCGTGCGGCAGGCGTTCGACGACCTCACGCTGGAGGCGTGGAACGGAGTGTGGTCAGTCAACATGACCAGTATGATGCTGTGCGTGAAGGCATGCCTGCCGCATCTGCGCGCCAGCCCACACCCGGCCATCGTCAACATCTCGTCCATCAATGCGCTGCGGACAATCGCCGGAATGGGCGCGTACCCGGCCACCAAGGCCGCCATCATCGGATTCACACAGAGCCTCGCCATCGACCTCGCGCCGCACATCCGCGTCAATGCCGTCGCCCCCGGCGTCATTATGACCGAGATGTGGCAGTCGCAGATGGACGACGTCGAGTCCGCAATCGCCTACCGCCTGCCGTATATCCCGCGCGGGCGTGTCGGTCAAGCAGTGGACATCGGCAAGGCGGTCGCGTTCCTCGCCAGCGACGACGCCGACTTCATCACCGGCGAGGTGTTGATCGTGGACGGTGGACAACATGGCAAGCTGTACGCGGGGTAG
- a CDS encoding mandelate racemase/muconate lactonizing enzyme family protein, producing the protein MKIASVEAIPIQASMQEVYWGNQSWGHAKSSDKAAPGLPPGDDRSTFPYFWRSRAAYSTTVDTTMIKITTDSGIVGWGEAKSPVAPRITATAVRDLAAGLLIGQDPTDPELQWDRLYGAMRIRGGSHGFWMDTISGIDIALWDITGKAYDLPVSTLLGGAFRDRIKIYASGIPGMRADSPPEAWDRLQATAEDVRSRGFHGTKMGIGLGVEGDLRSVQTVRDTLGPDFMIFVDAAGMYGLTDALRLGRGLEPLEVGWLEAPVPPEDFELSAQLTQALSIPIASDQIFNRWQVRDLMLAGSIDVVQPDVCRTAGISECRRIAEIADAFGKAVTPHVSIGSAVQFAASAHLAASFPNQTWMEFWYGNNPIGNTILKAPMTVENGYLLVPDGPGLGIEVDEDALMRFAV; encoded by the coding sequence ATGAAGATTGCGTCGGTTGAGGCGATCCCGATTCAAGCCTCGATGCAAGAGGTCTACTGGGGCAATCAGTCGTGGGGGCACGCCAAGTCCAGTGACAAGGCCGCGCCCGGCCTGCCACCCGGCGACGACCGCAGCACGTTCCCCTACTTCTGGCGAAGCCGCGCCGCCTATTCGACCACCGTCGACACGACGATGATCAAGATCACAACCGACAGCGGAATCGTCGGTTGGGGCGAGGCAAAGTCGCCGGTCGCGCCGCGTATCACGGCGACTGCGGTACGCGACCTCGCCGCCGGCCTGTTGATCGGCCAGGATCCGACCGACCCCGAGCTGCAGTGGGATCGGCTGTACGGCGCGATGCGCATTCGAGGCGGATCGCACGGCTTCTGGATGGACACCATCAGCGGGATCGACATTGCGCTGTGGGACATCACCGGCAAGGCATACGACCTGCCGGTCAGCACGCTGTTGGGCGGGGCGTTCCGCGACCGCATCAAAATCTACGCCTCCGGAATCCCCGGCATGCGCGCCGATTCGCCGCCGGAAGCGTGGGATCGCCTGCAAGCCACCGCCGAAGACGTTCGGTCGCGCGGGTTCCACGGCACCAAGATGGGCATCGGACTCGGCGTCGAAGGCGATTTGCGCTCGGTGCAAACCGTCCGCGACACGCTCGGCCCCGACTTTATGATCTTCGTCGACGCTGCCGGTATGTACGGCCTGACCGACGCCCTGCGCCTCGGCCGCGGGCTTGAGCCGCTCGAGGTCGGCTGGCTGGAAGCGCCGGTGCCGCCGGAAGACTTCGAACTCAGCGCACAGTTGACGCAGGCGCTCAGCATCCCGATCGCCAGCGACCAGATCTTCAACCGCTGGCAGGTGCGCGACCTGATGCTGGCCGGCAGTATCGACGTCGTTCAGCCGGACGTGTGCCGCACAGCAGGGATCAGCGAGTGCCGGCGCATCGCGGAGATTGCCGACGCGTTCGGCAAAGCGGTAACTCCGCATGTGAGCATCGGATCGGCGGTGCAGTTTGCGGCCAGCGCGCACTTGGCGGCGTCGTTCCCGAATCAAACATGGATGGAGTTTTGGTACGGGAACAACCCGATCGGCAACACCATCCTGAAAGCCCCGATGACGGTCGAGAACGGCTACCTGCTGGTACCGGACGGCCCCGGCCTCGGCATTGAAGTCGATGAAGACGCGCTTATGCGGTTTGCGGTGTAG
- a CDS encoding HAMP domain-containing protein — translation MLRRLTIRQRILTTFIAIVIVGTVVPLIVGGSLIQQMTLEFHQHHVETDALSVAVTFVEPLERYLEGEGTTGMQRLLVAIQQEIGHDYIIVDRVFSVVGYTENADVTPNQRLVTPELLGSQANRIGADVRAGPNGMDWLYLAVPVQYERETIGYIVVSEPMEPAYQEVRQRWLELVTGTLPVIVAVIAASLWISGTISRPIQHLRDSALKMAGGAFDTRIEGESQDEVGQLAQAFNHLAHQVENLLNAQRSFVSNAAHELRTPLMTIKLRISALDDEMLSADERTAYQTEIQQEIDHMAELVSSLLVLARIDEGRHTQQEPASDPVSALHDLARNWRIEAAKRGLRLESEIAPNLPELPISQNDLRLVLDNLLDNAVKYTASGTVRLRAMREPYDVVIQVEDSGIGFTPEQGEHLFDRFFRSEDVRGKHPGNGLGLSIVKAVLDQYGGRIVAHSAGPDQGTVFTLHIPFARSSAGAVSVLTPAPT, via the coding sequence ATGCTCAGACGCTTAACCATCCGCCAGCGCATCCTGACGACATTTATCGCGATTGTCATTGTGGGCACGGTCGTACCGCTCATCGTTGGCGGAAGCCTCATCCAACAGATGACGCTCGAGTTCCACCAGCATCACGTCGAGACCGACGCCCTATCTGTGGCTGTCACGTTTGTCGAGCCTTTGGAGCGCTACCTTGAGGGGGAAGGCACCACGGGCATGCAGCGTCTGCTGGTGGCCATTCAGCAAGAGATCGGGCATGACTACATCATCGTCGACCGGGTATTCAGTGTGGTCGGCTATACCGAGAACGCCGATGTCACCCCGAACCAGCGCCTCGTCACCCCGGAACTGCTCGGATCGCAGGCGAACCGGATCGGAGCCGATGTCCGTGCGGGTCCCAACGGCATGGACTGGCTGTACCTCGCCGTGCCGGTTCAATACGAACGGGAGACGATCGGCTATATCGTCGTTTCGGAGCCGATGGAGCCGGCCTATCAGGAGGTCCGCCAGCGGTGGTTGGAGCTGGTGACCGGGACGCTGCCGGTGATCGTAGCGGTGATCGCCGCCAGCCTGTGGATCTCCGGGACAATTTCGCGCCCGATTCAGCACCTGCGAGATTCCGCGCTCAAAATGGCGGGCGGCGCGTTCGACACCCGCATCGAGGGCGAATCGCAGGACGAGGTCGGTCAGCTTGCGCAAGCCTTTAACCACTTGGCCCATCAGGTCGAAAACCTGCTCAATGCCCAGCGCAGCTTCGTGAGCAATGCCGCGCACGAGCTGCGCACACCGCTGATGACGATTAAGCTTCGCATATCAGCGCTGGACGACGAAATGCTGTCAGCCGATGAACGCACAGCGTATCAAACGGAGATCCAGCAGGAGATCGACCACATGGCGGAGCTGGTGTCGTCACTGCTCGTGCTGGCGCGCATCGACGAAGGCCGCCACACCCAACAGGAACCGGCATCGGATCCGGTATCCGCACTCCACGACCTTGCCCGCAACTGGCGTATCGAAGCCGCGAAGCGCGGCTTGCGCCTTGAAAGCGAGATCGCGCCCAACCTCCCGGAACTGCCCATCAGCCAGAATGACCTGCGGCTTGTGCTCGATAATCTCCTCGACAACGCCGTGAAATACACGGCATCCGGCACAGTCCGCTTGCGGGCGATGCGCGAACCGTACGACGTGGTCATTCAAGTCGAGGATTCCGGTATCGGCTTCACGCCGGAGCAAGGCGAACACCTCTTCGATCGCTTTTTCCGGTCGGAGGATGTGCGCGGCAAACACCCGGGCAATGGGCTGGGTCTGTCCATTGTGAAGGCCGTGCTGGACCAGTACGGCGGTCGAATCGTAGCGCATAGTGCAGGGCCGGATCAGGGGACGGTCTTCACGCTACACATCCCCTTTGCCCGCAGCTCAGCCGGCGCAGTGAGTGTCCTGACGCCGGCACCAACGTGA
- a CDS encoding ferric reductase-like transmembrane domain-containing protein: METTKSTKLTDVLLIAASLVVIAASVLWMIYSGTFNMTLTEDTKLAWHLVRSSGIVAYVLLLASTVWGLFLSSQFVKNWSPGPVSLTLHSTISWLSLLLGLVHALLLMFDDYFTYTLADIFVPFTGPYRPEVVGLGTLAFWLLVIISLSFPFKKRLGNLTWKRLHYTSYIAFALVSIHGLFAGTDGELLGFRLLVGVGVVVVVLLLGIRMGKDQAKPAPAAARGRAARTAPER, translated from the coding sequence ATGGAAACGACAAAATCGACCAAACTGACCGACGTGCTGCTGATCGCGGCCAGTTTGGTCGTCATCGCGGCATCGGTGCTGTGGATGATTTACAGCGGTACGTTCAACATGACGCTGACGGAGGACACCAAGCTCGCTTGGCACTTGGTGCGCTCCTCCGGCATCGTCGCTTACGTGCTGCTGCTTGCATCGACGGTATGGGGGCTGTTCCTCAGCAGCCAATTCGTGAAGAACTGGTCGCCGGGGCCTGTATCGCTCACGCTGCACAGCACGATCTCGTGGTTGTCCTTGCTGCTTGGGCTGGTGCACGCGCTGCTGCTGATGTTCGACGACTACTTCACGTACACGCTCGCCGACATCTTCGTGCCGTTCACCGGCCCCTATCGCCCCGAAGTCGTGGGATTGGGGACGCTCGCGTTTTGGCTGCTCGTGATCATCAGCCTGAGCTTCCCGTTCAAGAAGCGGCTGGGCAACCTCACGTGGAAACGCCTGCACTACACCAGCTATATTGCGTTTGCGCTGGTCTCGATCCACGGCCTGTTCGCCGGCACGGACGGCGAGCTGCTCGGGTTTCGCCTGCTCGTCGGCGTCGGCGTCGTGGTTGTGGTGCTGCTGCTCGGCATTCGGATGGGCAAGGATCAGGCCAAGCCCGCACCTGCCGCCGCCCGTGGCAGGGCCGCACGGACCGCGCCGGAACGCTAG